The Bacteroides sp. DNA segment ATAAAAACATTCACCCCGGTTTCAATGAGATGATCGTTAAAGTCGTAATTGTTGTTATGCAGCCCGGGATGGTTTTTCCCGGCACCTATGCCAAACAAAGCCCCGGGATAAGCTGCAGTGAAATGTCCGAAGTCTTCCGACCAGCGGAAGGGTTCACGAATGCTGAGGATTTGCGATTGGTTCATCTCAGCGGCTCTGATAACGGTTTCAAGGGCATCGGGGTGGTTGACGGTGGCCGGGAACACCTCGGTGTATTCGATGGAGGTCTCAATCTTATGTTTTGAAGCCAGGTGTTTCACCAGGTTCTCAGCCATAAACGTCAGTTTGTCCATGTCGGGATCGAGGTATGACCTGAGGGTAGCCATCACGACGGCTTCGCCGGGGTTGGTGCCGAAGGCGCGTTCGCCCAGGCGGGCGTGGATGATGGTGACCAGCGAAAAGTCGTCGAAGGTGTCCTTTAGGTTAGGCAAAGCGGGCAGTGCGATGAGCAGGCTGCGCAACATGTTGAGGGGGCTGTTGCCCTGTTCGGGATGGGCAGCGTGGGAGGACTTCCCCTTGAGGGTGATGATCATGCCCCGGGAGGCAGACGCAAAGGGGCCTTCCTTGACCACGATGGCATTTTCTTCAAA contains these protein-coding regions:
- a CDS encoding amidohydrolase, with translation MPIKPDQELIGQLLDFRKSLHRHPELSGKEAQTASRIRKFLLETKPNQLLEKVGGHGLVAIYDSGLEGPELMLRCDIDALPIQEVNDFEHRSENEGIAHKCGHDGHTAILSGVASLLGQQRPKTGRVALLFQPDEETGRGAEKVLHDEAFEVLKPDMVFALHNLPEFEENAIVVKEGPFASASRGMIITLKGKSSHAAHPEQGNSPLNMLRSLLIALPALPNLKDTFDDFSLVTIIHARLGERAFGTNPGEAVVMATLRSYLDPDMDKLTFMAENLVKHLASKHKIETSIEYTEVFPATVNHPDALETVIRAAEMNQSQILSIREPFRWSEDFGHFTAAYPGALFGIGAGKNHPGLHNNNYDFNDHLIETGVNVFMHIISQKNQFNV